In Exiguobacterium sibiricum 7-3, a genomic segment contains:
- a CDS encoding response regulator transcription factor — MKDKIIVVDDELSIATLLKFNLEQAGFIVETAHDGMTGLKLAEKQDAALIVLDLMLPELDGLEVCKRLRQQKINTPILMLTAKDDEFDKVLGLELGADDYLTKPFSPREVVARVKAILRRMNQQTVAEEVTDGTILIGDVKIVPDNYEAFKAEERLELTPKEFELLVYLAKNKGRVLTRDQLLSAIWNYDFVGDTRIVDVHISHVREKIEPNTKKPIYIKTIRGLGYKMEEPKAE; from the coding sequence TTGAAAGATAAAATAATCGTTGTCGATGATGAACTCTCGATTGCCACACTTTTAAAGTTTAATTTAGAGCAAGCCGGTTTTATTGTTGAAACTGCCCATGATGGTATGACGGGTCTGAAGTTAGCGGAGAAACAAGATGCTGCGTTGATCGTCCTCGATCTCATGTTGCCGGAACTGGATGGACTGGAAGTCTGTAAACGACTGCGCCAACAAAAAATCAATACACCGATTTTAATGCTGACGGCAAAAGATGATGAGTTTGACAAGGTACTCGGTCTGGAGCTTGGAGCAGATGACTATTTGACGAAGCCGTTTAGTCCGCGTGAAGTTGTGGCACGTGTCAAAGCCATCCTGCGCCGGATGAACCAGCAAACCGTTGCGGAAGAAGTGACGGATGGGACAATCTTGATTGGAGACGTCAAAATCGTGCCGGATAACTACGAAGCATTCAAAGCGGAAGAGCGACTCGAATTAACACCAAAGGAATTTGAACTGTTGGTGTATCTCGCGAAAAATAAGGGACGTGTCTTGACGCGTGACCAGTTATTGTCCGCCATTTGGAATTATGACTTCGTCGGGGATACACGGATCGTTGACGTCCATATCAGTCATGTCCGTGAAAAAATCGAACCGAATACGAAAAAGCCGATCTACATTAAAACGATTCGAGGATTAGGTTATAAGATGGAGGAGCCGAAAGCGGAATGA
- the pnpS gene encoding two-component system histidine kinase PnpS translates to MSKYRKRFILKMLSFISLVLIALGFLLGQSFKDFYINNEKEKLVDETSLVETILRERTVPDMAAYVDKMYAESNFDMILFNGRGEIIAGTPVDVTKLNVRAINFSAIPNDGTFESKVDETSLQYTKPVLTADGGEVYISFIRYTKDLNMIYSRIWTVIILSLLTSLCIIFFAVYSSTKRFLRPIAEATEVLYELSHGNYKSRVYELTAPDESRDLGKSINLLARNLENASSGEAMQRARLESLIEYMGAGLMLIDEKGYVLLVNRTYREMFNIYDQSNGQLYYRVLPNEKMSQVIEDVYLTEKPNRKQSSVRFGLNSRTFMVSAAPIFGKNGRVQGTTVVFNDITEIKKLEQMRKDFVANVSHELKTPLTSIKGFAETLLDGAQDVPEIREQFLNIIHDESERMQTLVEDLLELSRLEQDNYQLETTIVDVTSLLRETATLLQRKATEKQMTIHLETEEEVFIRADLNRLKQVVVNLVANALNYTPNGGNVWISLEDGEEAVMLRIKDDGIGIHPKEMQRIFERFYRVDKARSRNSGGTGLGLAIVKHIIDLHHGTIEVESEENVGTTFTIRLPKKG, encoded by the coding sequence ATGAGTAAATACCGCAAACGATTCATTCTGAAAATGTTGTCTTTTATCAGCCTAGTATTAATCGCACTGGGCTTTTTGCTTGGACAATCATTTAAAGATTTTTATATCAATAATGAAAAAGAAAAATTAGTGGATGAGACTTCACTGGTGGAGACGATTTTACGGGAGCGGACGGTTCCGGATATGGCAGCATATGTCGATAAAATGTATGCCGAATCGAATTTCGACATGATTTTATTTAATGGTCGTGGGGAAATCATTGCCGGAACTCCGGTCGATGTCACGAAGCTGAACGTGCGGGCCATCAATTTTTCTGCCATTCCGAACGATGGAACCTTCGAATCGAAAGTCGATGAGACGAGTCTGCAATATACGAAACCTGTCCTGACGGCTGACGGCGGGGAAGTCTACATCAGTTTCATCCGCTATACAAAAGATTTGAACATGATTTATTCGCGGATTTGGACCGTCATCATCTTATCTCTTCTGACTTCGCTTTGTATTATTTTCTTCGCTGTCTACAGTTCGACAAAACGTTTTTTACGACCGATTGCGGAAGCGACAGAAGTCTTATACGAGTTGTCACACGGGAACTATAAATCACGTGTCTACGAATTGACTGCACCGGATGAATCGAGAGATCTCGGGAAATCCATTAATCTGTTGGCCCGGAACCTAGAAAATGCGTCTTCCGGCGAAGCGATGCAACGGGCGCGGCTTGAGTCTCTGATTGAATACATGGGGGCCGGCTTGATGTTGATTGATGAAAAAGGCTATGTCTTGCTTGTCAATCGAACATACCGCGAAATGTTCAATATCTATGACCAATCGAACGGACAGTTGTACTACCGGGTCTTACCAAATGAAAAGATGAGTCAAGTGATCGAAGATGTCTACCTGACGGAAAAACCAAACCGGAAACAATCGAGTGTCCGATTTGGTTTGAACAGTCGGACTTTCATGGTCAGTGCAGCACCGATTTTCGGAAAAAACGGACGGGTCCAAGGGACGACAGTCGTATTTAACGATATTACAGAGATCAAAAAGCTCGAACAGATGCGCAAAGACTTCGTCGCAAATGTCAGTCATGAGTTAAAGACCCCACTGACTTCCATCAAAGGATTTGCCGAAACACTACTCGATGGAGCGCAAGACGTACCGGAAATCAGGGAACAGTTCCTGAACATCATCCACGATGAATCCGAGCGGATGCAGACACTGGTTGAAGATTTACTTGAACTGTCGCGTCTTGAGCAGGACAATTATCAGCTGGAGACGACGATTGTCGACGTCACAAGCTTACTTCGTGAAACAGCAACGCTGTTACAACGAAAAGCAACGGAAAAGCAGATGACGATTCACCTCGAAACAGAAGAAGAAGTGTTTATCCGTGCAGATTTAAATCGTTTGAAGCAAGTCGTCGTCAATCTTGTAGCAAACGCCTTGAACTATACGCCGAACGGTGGGAATGTCTGGATCAGTCTAGAGGACGGGGAAGAAGCCGTCATGCTCCGCATTAAGGATGATGGGATCGGGATTCATCCGAAAGAGATGCAACGGATTTTTGAAAGGTTTTACCGGGTGGACAAAGCACGAAGCCGGAACTCGGGCGGGACAGGTCTTGGTCTGGCGATTGTGAAGCATATCATTGATCTCCACCATGGAACGATTGAAGTCGAATCTGAAGAAAATGTCGGGACAACCTTTACGATACGTTTACCCAAAAAGGGATGA